The Bos javanicus breed banteng chromosome 18, ARS-OSU_banteng_1.0, whole genome shotgun sequence genome has a segment encoding these proteins:
- the CCL17 gene encoding C-C motif chemokine 17 → MAPLKTLLLVAILLGALLQDTHAARAGNVGRECCLQFYKGSIPQKVLVGWYQTSDDCPNKAIVLVTRSGRTICANPKDKTVKKAMKYLQKHKKSPASALQES, encoded by the exons aTGGCTCCCCTGAAGACACTGCTCCTGGTCGCCATCCTCCTGGGGGCTCTTCTGCAGGACACCCACGCAG CTCGAGCAGGCAACGTGGGCCGGGAGTGCTGCCTGCAGTTCTACAAAGGATCCATTCCCCAAAAGGTGCTGGTGGGTTGGTACCAGACCTCGGACGATTGTCCCAACAAAGCCATTGT GCTGGTGACTCGCTCTGGTAGAACCATTTGTGCAAACCCCAAGGACAAAACGGTGAAGAAGGCAATGAAGTACTTGCAGAAACACAAGAAGTCACCTGCTTCGGCCCTCCAGGAGTCCTGA